The Chaetodon trifascialis isolate fChaTrf1 chromosome 11, fChaTrf1.hap1, whole genome shotgun sequence nucleotide sequence GAAGGACGCACATTCCTCAGGAGGGAGCTTAAAAAAGGCTCATGTCTCATATCCAACTTCAAACTGAATCATGCACAGTATTTGTTTCTCATCCACTGCACCAATGGGATTTCTTTGTGCATCACAGCGTATCAGCATTAGTATTTAAATAACTAAATACAATTCATTATGGATTAGATTAACATCACTTCACAGTAAGATTCTGGAAACACTGACAATAAGCAGAAACAGGAATAATACTGCTGCTGGGTCAAAGTGGCACAAATTGCCGTCATAATGTTAACTAGGATGGACCTACcttacagaaagaaaagaaatggatTTCTTTATCAAATAAAGTGTATCATGGTTAGTGTGTGCTTTGACAGATCCACAATCACACCCGGATGAAAAAAACTGTAACAGAGATGTTGGTGGCTGGAAGAGATGGAAGATATAAATGAAAGGGTGAATGGAGGAGTCGCTCTCTTTGCCTTTGCCTCCACAACCAGTTAAGCACCTTGTTCTAAATTGTTATTTCTCTTATATAAAAAAACCTGTGCACCTTATTGTCAGTGAGCAGTTCATTGAGGTGCACACCCGCTGCTAACTTCCTGCTTACTGATCCAGTTACTGACCGGACGTATGTTAGATGTTCATCTCTCAAAGGCTAGTATGAACAGGGGAATGGTTACAGAAAGCAAACTGTCTCAATGTAGTGTAAATACCGCAAATGAACAATCTTATTCATGTGAACCTTGAATCTTTTAAGCATAAATGCTCTGAATGTGTAAAATGGCACACAAAGGAACAATCTGAATTTATTTGTTGAGAATCTTTGTATGATCACAGAAAATATGGTTACACAATGTGTATACTGGTTTTCACATTCAGAATGCTAAATAAACCACGGCGACCAAATGCTCTCACACAGCATCAGATGCTACCATGTGCACCACACTGAAAACCTGCTTCCAATTGGTGTGTTGGCCATAGTCCTGCTCAGTCTTAGCTGTTCTGGCTGATGCTTCACCAAAGAAGGCCCCCCTGAGACAGACCGCGCTTAAGAGAAATCAGTCGACAATAATGGAGAGATGGAAGTGATGAGCTCTTTGACAAAGCAGTCCCTCTCCATGAGCCCTGCAGTACTGACTCGCATAGGTCTGTCACCACGGATACTGACGGAGGCTTTACTCACGCAGCTGATGTTATGACTTTTGCTGTTTCTAGGATTGCCCCCTAAACATCGATGATTCGAGTCATCAGCTGACCTTGACCCATATGTTGTCCGCTGAATCACTGCACTGTTTTTAGCTGCGTCATTGTtcacagagcaggaggaagagcagggcAGGCTGCAAACATTACAGACTCTCAAAATGACCAACCACAACACTGACTATGATGGAAGTAGAGAAGGGAGATGGAAACTGAGGGTGACTTGCATCTGCTGGCAACTCCAGCGCTAACAGGCTGGATTGTGATGTGGAGCAATCATTTTACTACAATtggctgtgttttgtctctacTGAACTTTACTATCATCTAGGTGTGCCATCTATTCCACTAAGGCCAAATGTCCAATCTCATAATGttaataaaagtgaaaaataatttgtgtatGCACCCCGTAATTCAGATCTGCTCCAAATGTAAAGGGTCCTTCTTTGGCTCAGGCTACACCTGTCCACAGACTGACATGATAACTTTCCATTATCCTGACgataaacagacaaacaaatgaaagcaaaaacataACTGAATTGATTTAAGGTAAGGCAGCTCACACAGTTACTGTGTATTTCTGGCTGTTAATGAATATAAACGCATTTGTCAGGCTCTATGATCAGTGCACTGGTGATCAGTTTGTTGTGCATTGAGACTTTTAGTGTGCACACTGGTCGCTGATAGAGGTGACAGCACGCATCACGGTGCTGTGCTTCAAAAGTTTTAGAGGGAAAAATAATCATAGACATGTGTGGCTGATAAATAATACTTTTTAAATCCTGCATTGACACAGATTATGTGCATAGCTTTGCCTGTATACAGTGCGATTACACCTAATGAGAGGCTTGGCACTAATACAACATAGCCGCCAAATATTTAAGATCTGGTATATTTTGATGGTGAACAGCAGGATTTACATACAAGCATTCATACAGACAGGGACTTCTGTGTTCTTGACATTACCTTAAGATTTTCATACAGAATGTTTGTGAGGGGGGCACCCTTGTGTTTTTGACCTGTGTGGCCCATTGATGAAGTCTGTATTGCGGTTTGCTGTTATTAGTGTTCGTCGCTGTTGTTTCTCACTGTACCATTGCACATCGATGTTTATTTAAGTACGGCTTGTTTTGGAAATCCCAGTACAAGTGGCACATACAAACTGACCACTAAACAGGAATTTTACTGCTTTGCACCAATTGCTTTACTTTGAATTCTGAAACGTCCCTGTAGAAGCTGTCGTGATGCTTTAGAACCCTCCTCAATTGTTCGTAAACAggatgtgcatgtttttttcctccattatTCCACACCACCACTCACTGTTCCTCTTACTCTCCCTGTTCACTGATTTGGGATGACACTTAATACGCTGAACCTTtcatacaaatgcacaaacagagGTGGAGTGGACAGGGTGATGTATTGGTCAGAATGATGGAGAGCCATAGAGGTGTGTCTTTCCCAAGAGAACCGTCTTTGGCTTCACATTTACTGCCTTGGGTTTGCCCATGACAGACGTATGACTGAGCAGCACTACTGGCACAAGAAAGACCAAGAGACGGGTTTGCATTCAGTGCATGAAAGGGGCCACAGGTGTGACAGTAAAGTATAATGGATACGACAGAAGAAGATATGAATGGATGTGATGGATGAAGGCCGAGGTGGATTTACCCAGTAAAGAATGATCCTTGCTGGCTGACTCCCCATCTCCAGTAGGAAGGTCTGGTCTGGTGTAATCTCGACTCTTATCATTGTTGTATTTGACGTTGAGGTTAACCAGTTTACTGAAGTCTATCCGCAGAGTACAGCATGAATTATAGATGTTCTGTCCATCCAAAGACTGGAGTAGAGGAAGTGAACCAGAGAGAAAGACTCATTATAGTGTTTcgacatatttacatttaacttGTTTTATGCCAGGATTTTTGTTGCCAATACTGATATTGATACTTAAGAGTTTAAGAAAGTCTCACAACCATGTATCAGCTGATACTGCAGTAATAATCTTTTTGGACATGAACAAACTTGATACAGATCCCCTTTTTGAGATACTAACTAATCAGGACATACTACAATTATGAATCGGTCAGGCGATATATCAGTCTAGCTCTACAGCTAAGAATGTTAAAAGGCCTGAAAGTGAGGTATCTAATCTGAATGTTGGGCACAAACAGGCAGAATGACAAAGGAGACCTCTGTGAAGTCACTGAGATTAAacataaaatgtaaagaatTTCTCATAAAGCAGGTTATTGTTCTAccaataaataaaaccaaaaatttTCGACTGGTTGCTGGTTATCAGCTATAATTTTCATATGTGTGTGATCCTACCAGTTTAGCTTGCTGTGCATTGACCGGGTCGCTGAACTGCAGAAGGGCCTGAAACTGGTTGTTCTTGGTGAAGGTTATAATCTTCATCACTGTCCCAAACTTACTGAAAATCTGGAAGAATCACAGAATTCACAGAGAATACCAGAAACATGATTGGACAACCAAACCTCATTTATGACATTGCAGCTTAAACTATGCTGACATACAATCATTATCACAATTAGAGGTCAACAAAATGTGAGAGGGTGGCAGTGATCATCGTTGAAATGTTGATTTCTCATCTTATCCTCTCCAAAGATGCTCTTTTTTGCCTTATAGATGCTGTTCTTTATAAAGAGAAGAAGGTccaaacacatggaaaaatgtaaaacttgACTATGGGGCTGCGCATGTCAGTCTCAATGGTGGATATAAACaatgtgttcatgtttcacCTGTTGGAGAACATCCAGAGTCACGGGATAAAACATGTTGTCAATGATAATTCGCAGGACAGGGCTGGGGGGTGGAGCTAGGTCCAAAACTCCAGGGTCAGAGGATGGAGAGCTTCCATCCTGAACTGCTGACACTGCCTGCAACACTGCCTGGGCCCTCTGGGTGGGCAGAAGAAACAATACATACATCATCACTGGGCAGGGCATCAGTCCAACCATGGTTCGTTGCAGAATAGTGTTTGGTGTTCAAATACAGTATACCTGAGCATATACCTGGTTCAGAGCCGAGTCTGTTTTCAGTTCCTTATGGTTGGAGTACTGGATGAAGACAGGAGTGTTCCTGACCTTCAGAAAATAAGATCCATATAACAAAGTTCAATCAGTTGCCCTTACAACAAGAACAGAACTTACTAATAATGTGTAACTTGAAGGGACACTGATGTATTTCAGACCTGTGGTGTGACAGCTGTGTAGTAGTTCACCATAGTAATGGCTGCTTCCTCTGTGCCCAACTCCAGAAACGCCTGGAAGCACACAGTAACACTGAGATTTAGCAGGACAGCAAATCACCTCCAGGACAatgactgtgtttacatgcacaaaataataaggttttttccctctttccaaCAAGACAGTGTTTGTACAAAGCTGTTTACATGGctcatgaaaatgaatattccactAATATTCCCATGTGCATGCAGCCATGCAGACTCTGCTTAACAAACACAACCTCCCTCTTTCAGTTGTTCAACCGCCTTCTTGAAAAGGTCAGCGTTGCGATATTACACATATCCATAAACCTGCTGATTTCCATTTCTTTCATAATGTTTGAAAGTAGGTGTGTTTTTCCTTCTCAGCAGAAATGtgggcttttcttttgtgcatgcatCTCTAACCCAGCCTTGCAAACTGTCAGCAAGGGAATATGCTGTTTACATGACTcgtatcaaattcagaatactGTCATATTCGGAATAATAGTGGGATGCTGCGTAGTCACTGtgcttttcatgtttcatcCTCATCCCAAAATATTGGCTGATGGTGTacagttctgtttgttttacctgGTTTTTGCCCTTCAGCATCAGTATATTGGTGACCTTTCCAAAGGGCAGCCCCAGAGCAATGACTTCTGTCTCTGACACTTCGTTGGGAAGTTTCCTGATGTGGAGAACTCTGGAGGGAGGGGATTCGTCCAGACGCTGTTTTTTACTGTCACTGCCGTTTGctgaacacagcacacacacacggacaaatAAAAATTAATAAGTCATCATATGACACCACAACTCCAGATCGAAGCTGAAGCA carries:
- the LOC139338410 gene encoding polypyrimidine tract-binding protein 2-like isoform X2, yielding MDGDVAVGVKRGSDELNMYGSSPNSMTANGSDSKKQRLDESPPSRVLHIRKLPNEVSETEVIALGLPFGKVTNILMLKGKNQAFLELGTEEAAITMVNYYTAVTPQVRNTPVFIQYSNHKELKTDSALNQRAQAVLQAVSAVQDGSSPSSDPGVLDLAPPPSPVLRIIIDNMFYPVTLDVLQQIFSKFGTVMKIITFTKNNQFQALLQFSDPVNAQQAKLSLDGQNIYNSCCTLRIDFSKLVNLNVKYNNDKSRDYTRPDLPTGDGESASKDHSLLGAISPLSAAAAAAAAAGRVALSGSGVSGVLLASNLNEEMVTPQSLFTLFGVYGDVQRVKILYNKKDSALIQLSDGNQAQLAMSHLNGQKVFGKVMRVTLSKHQTVALPREGLDDQLLTKDFSGSPLHRFKKPGSKNFQNIFPPSATLHLSNIRDGVGEDDLRLLFSNSGGTVKAFKFFQDRKMSLIQMSSVEEAIQALMDLHNYDMGGNHHLKVSFSKSTI